The following proteins come from a genomic window of Panicum hallii strain FIL2 chromosome 8, PHallii_v3.1, whole genome shotgun sequence:
- the LOC112872377 gene encoding glycine-rich protein 1-like: MLRRAGPAAGAGKGRWRGAVGACTEGLGSDSGDVGGAEIDQLPAAAAGGAGVEEAPGVEPIQVAVPPPEEKRRRRGGLLPPAMPRAAEGLAMRAERRGGRLILTEVRAAENERRGLFRASRDGGRLLLRFADSASNDDDDGSSGEPEAAGSSAAAAGGGGFSGGELCQVAAAGAAGRTRVEVGAVIEI, translated from the coding sequence ATGCTCCGGcgagcggggccggcggcgggcgcCGGGAAAGGGCGGTGGCGCGGCGCCGTGGGCGCCTGCACCGAGGGCCTCGGCTCCGACAGCGGCGACGTCGGCGGCGCCGAGATCGACCagctcccggccgccgccgccggcggcgcgggcgtcGAGGAGGCGCCGGGCGTGGAGCCGATCCAGGtggccgtgccgccgccggaggagaagaggcggcggcgtgggggaCTCCTGCCCCCGGCCATGCCGCGGGCGGCCGAGGGGCTGGCCATGCGCGCGgagcgccgcggcgggcggctcaTCCTCACCGAGGTGCGCGCCGCCGAGAACGAGCGCCGCGGGCTCTTCCGCGCCTCGCGCGACGGCGGCCGCCTCCTGCTGCGCTTCGCTGACTCCGCCTccaacgacgacgacgacggcagcagcggcgagcccgaggcagcgGGAAGCAGTGCCGCtgctgctggcggcggcggcttcagCGGCGGGGAGCTATGCCAGGtggcggccgccggcgcggcCGGCCGGACGCGCGTGGAGGTCGGCGCGGTGATTGAGATCTGA
- the LOC112902791 gene encoding nuclear pore complex protein NUP107 isoform X2 — protein MEVDPSPSPPSSRPPPLPGYFDPESSGRREEYRRYRKRLSSSNVSPLLGSSLSKSSEARLLYDEGSIRRRPNAGLLLEDIKQEAEDYSTFEGLDGSRMFSSAKRRASLDGGSASDAAYSSGRQAVRQTLKPVKMEDDMYVPHEGETSFTMFASLLDSAIQGLMPFPDVILQFERTCRNASESIRSAATGKLRVVEDKLMQQKAQLLLDEAASWSLLWYLYGKGNEDLSGELFVSPTTSHQEACRLVAADLTAQLCLRIVLWLEGLASEALDLEKKVRGSHVGSYLPSSGVWHRTQRYLKRNNNDSTIVKHVDFDAPTREAAQLLPDDKKQDELLLEDIWTLLRAGRLEEASELCRSAGQAWRAATLSPFGGIDMFPSLDALLKNGMSRTLQAIELESGIGRQWRLWKWASYCASEKIAEQDGGRYEMAVYALQCSNLKRVLPICTDWESACWAMARSWLDVQVDLELSQYQTSRPDEKQLDDDMNGAQSSVGPESWPYHVLDQQPRDITALLQKLHSSDFVHETVSRACREQHRQIEMNLMSGNIAHLLDLLWSWLSPAEEDQNIARPLDDPEMIRFGAHVVLVLRYIFSDEMEDELEEKLVTVGDLIINLYVRYLFSEDQEELVGVYASQLQRDLCINLFVEMMELRLNSSLHTMYKLFLSAVEYLPFSSGDVSKACFEEIIERVLSRSRQTKPSKYDEDFSDVAHQHHLQSLQKAMVIQWLCFTPPPSIPDFQMITGKLLIRALMHSNTLFREFSLISMRRVPELPAGPHKLLAILAEPLKQKENLISLEDQEVSDNLQEFEDWHEYYSLDATYRNWLKVEMQNAAVSPDMLSAEENDQAVAAAKETLELAFLLLKNERPWLDAVESSPFEPSEPIFLELHASAMLCLPSGECMLPDATSCTALTSALYSTASEEDVLHRQLKVDVQVSSRDPCCIEVALRCLAAEGDGYGLHEASDGGLLAAIMAAGFKGELSRFQPGVSMAISRLDAWFSDGNGSVESTAAYIIRGLCRRCCLPETILRSMQACISLSAAGDSLDDCDKLIELVGSSESRMLHLFSQQQLQEFLIFERECLISKMELEEEQQLSSDG, from the exons ATGGAGGTGgacccgtcgccgtcgccgccctcgtcccggccgccgcccctgccgggCTACTTCGACCCGGAGTCCTCCGGCCGCCGGGAGGAGTACCGCCGCTACAG AAAGAGGTTATCTTCTTCAAATGTCTCGCCGCTGCTGGGGAGCTCACTCTCAAAATCCTCTGAAGCAAGGCTGTTATATGATGAAGGCAGCATCCGGAGGCGGCCTAATGCTGGTTTACTCCTTGAAGACATCAAGCAGGAGGCTGAGGATTATTCCACCTTTGAAGGTTTGGATGGGTCGAGAATGTTCAGTTCAGCCAAAAGACGTGCATCGCTAGATGGTGGTTCTGCGTCAGACGCAGCTTACAGTTCTGGGAGGCAGGCGGTGAGGCAGACGCTGAAACCAGTCAAGATGGAAGATGATATGTATGTGCCACATGAAGGAGAAACATCTTTTACAATGTTTGCATCTCTCCTTGATTCTGCGATCCAAG GTTTGATGCCCTTTCCAGATGTAATTCTACAGTTCGAGAGGACGTGTCGAAATGCTTCCGAGTCGATCAG ATCTGCTGCCACTGGAAAGCTTCGGGTGGTGGAAGATAAACTTATGCAGCAAAAGGCACAACTTTTACTGGATGAAGCTGCTTCCTGGTCGCTTCTTTGGTACCTCTATGGCAAAG GAAATGAGGATCTTTCCGGAGAGCTTTTTGTG TCACCAACTACATCCCATCAGGAGGCTTGCCGCCTTGTTGCAGCAGATCTTACAGCGCAACTGTGTCTGCGGATCGTACTTTGGCTTGAAGGTCTTGCTTCTGAAGCTCTTGATTTGGAGAAGAAG GTGAGAGGGTCTCATGTTGGTTCATATCTACCAAGTTCTGGTGTTTGGCACCGTACACAGAGGTACCTCAAAAGAAACAATAATGATTCTACTATAGTGAAGCATGTGGACTTTGATGCTCCAACTCGTGAAGCAGCCCAACTTCTTCCCGATGATAAG AAGCAAGATGAATTGCTTCTAGAAGATATCTGGACTCTTTTAAGAGCGGGAAGATTAGAAGAGGCATCTGAGTTGTGCCGTTCTGCTGGCCAG GCATGGAGAGCTGCCACTCTTTCTCCTTTTGGTGGCATTGATATGTTTCCTTCCCTGGATGCATTGCTCAAGAATGGAATGTCCAGAACACTACAAGCCATTGAATTGGAAAGTGGCATTGGACGGCAGTGGCGTCTTTGGAAATGGGCATCATATTGTGCTTCAGAG AAAATTGCTGAACAAGATGGTGGCCGTTATGAGATGGCTGTATATGCTTTACAGTGCAGTAATTTAAAGCGTGTGTTGCCAATCTGTACTGACTGGGAG TCAGCTTGTTGGGCAATGGCTAGATCCTGGCTGGATGTTCAAGTGGATCTAGAATTATCTCAGTACCAAACCAGTAGACCAGATGAAAAACAGCTTGATGATGATATGAATGGAGCCCAAAGTTCAGTTGGTCCAGAAAGTTGGCCGTACCATGTTCTTGATCAACAACCTCGTGATatcaccgcacttctgcagaAACTCCACTCAAG TGACTTTGTTCATGAAACTGTGTCTCGAGCATGCCGGGAGCAGCATCGACAAATCGAG ATGAATCTCATGAGTGGAAATATAGCTCATCTTCTTGACCTTCTGTGGTCATGGTTGTCCCCTGCTGAAGAGGACCAAAATATTGCAAG GCCCCTTGATGACCCAGAGATGATACGTTTCGGGGCACATGTTGTTCTTGTACTGAGATACATTTTCAGTGATGAAATGGAAGACGAGTTGGAGGAAAAGCTGGTTACTGTCGGTGATCTCATCATCAACTT GTATGTGAGGTATTTGTTCTCAGAGGATCAAGAGGAGTTGGTTGGAGTATATGCTTCTCAGCTTCAACGTGACCTTTGCATTAATTTGTTCGTGGAAATGATGGAATTAAGGTTAAATAGCAG TTTGCATACTATGTACAAGCTCTTCCTCTCTGCTGTGGAGTATCTGCCATTCTCATCTGGAGATGTATCCAAAGCTTGTTTCGAAGAGATCATTGAGAG GGTGCTTTCAAGATCTCGTCAAACAAAACCCAGCAAGTATGATGAGGATTTCTCTGATGTTGCACATCAACATCACTTGCAGTCACTTCAAAAGGCAATGGTTATTCAGTGGCTTTGTTTCACACCACCACCCTCGATTCCAGACTTTCAAATGATAACTGGGAAGCTTCTGATTCGGGCATTGATGCATAG CAATACACTATTTAGAGAGTTTTCCCTGATATCGATGAGGAGAGTCCCTGAACTACCAGCAGGGCCGCACAAGTTGCTTGCCATCCTAGCTGAACCATTAAAGCAAAAGGAAAATTTAATTTCGCTGGAAGATCAGGAGGTATCTGATAACTTACAGGAGTTTGAAGATTGG CATGAATATTACTCCCTTGATGCGACTTACCGGAACTGGCTTAAAGTTGAGATGCAGAATGCTGCTGTTTCTCCTGACATGCTTTCAGCAGAGGAAAATGATCAAGCTGTTGCTGCAGCAAAAGAAACACTGGAATTGGCATTCTTGTTATTAAAGA ATGAAAGACCATGGTTGGATGCTGTCGAGAGCAGTCCATTTGAACCCTCAGAGCCTATTTTCCTTGAGTTGCATGCATCTGCAATGCTCTGCCTACCTTCTGGAGAATGCATGTTACCAGATGCAACATCATGCACAGCTTTGACTAGTGCACTATATTCAACTGCCAGTGAAGAGGATGTGCTGCATCGCCAGTTGAAG GTAGACGTGCAGGTCTCATCAAGAGACCCTTGCTGTATTGAGGTTGCTCTTCGCTGCCTAGCAGCAGAAGGTGATGGATATGGGCTTCATGAAGCCAGTGATGGAGGCCTTCTTGCTGCAATCATGGCAGCTGGTTTTAAAG GTGAACTCAGTCGATTTCAACCTGGAGTTTCGATGGCGATTTCACGGCTTGATGCTTGGTTCTCTGATGGGAATGGCTCTGTGGAAAGCACTGCTGCATACATAATTCGAGGGCTGTGTCGAAGATGCTGCCTACCTGAAACGATTCTACGATCCATGCAG GCATGTATCTCGCTCTCGGCAGCAGGTGATTCTCTAGATGATTGTGATAAACTTATTGAGTTGGTTGGTTCGTCTGAATCTAGAATGCTGCATTTGTTCAGCCAGCAACAGTTGCAG GAATTCCTGATTTTCGAGAGGGAATGCTTGATATCTAAAATGGAGCTTGAGGAGGAGCAGCAGTTATCTTCTGATGGCTAA
- the LOC112902791 gene encoding nuclear pore complex protein NUP107 isoform X1 — MEVDPSPSPPSSRPPPLPGYFDPESSGRREEYRRYRKRLSSSNVSPLLGSSLSKSSEARLLYDEGSIRRRPNAGLLLEDIKQEAEDYSTFEGLDGSRMFSSAKRRASLDGGSASDAAYSSGRQAVRQTLKPVKMEDDMYVPHEGETSFTMFASLLDSAIQGLMPFPDVILQFERTCRNASESIRSAATGKLRVVEDKLMQQKAQLLLDEAASWSLLWYLYGKGNEDLSGELFVSPTTSHQEACRLVAADLTAQLCLRIVLWLEGLASEALDLEKKVRGSHVGSYLPSSGVWHRTQRYLKRNNNDSTIVKHVDFDAPTREAAQLLPDDKKQDELLLEDIWTLLRAGRLEEASELCRSAGQAWRAATLSPFGGIDMFPSLDALLKNGMSRTLQAIELESGIGRQWRLWKWASYCASEKIAEQDGGRYEMAVYALQCSNLKRVLPICTDWESACWAMARSWLDVQVDLELSQYQTSRPDEKQLDDDMNGAQSSVGPESWPYHVLDQQPRDITALLQKLHSSDFVHETVSRACREQHRQIEMNLMSGNIAHLLDLLWSWLSPAEEDQNIARPLDDPEMIRFGAHVVLVLRYIFSDEMEDELEEKLVTVGDLIINLYVRYLFSEDQEELVGVYASQLQRDLCINLFVEMMELRLNSSLHTMYKLFLSAVEYLPFSSGDVSKACFEEIIERVLSRSRQTKPSKYDEDFSDVAHQHHLQSLQKAMVIQWLCFTPPPSIPDFQMITGKLLIRALMHSNTLFREFSLISMRRVPELPAGPHKLLAILAEPLKQKENLISLEDQEVSDNLQEFEDWHEYYSLDATYRNWLKVEMQNAAVSPDMLSAEENDQAVAAAKETLELAFLLLKKDERPWLDAVESSPFEPSEPIFLELHASAMLCLPSGECMLPDATSCTALTSALYSTASEEDVLHRQLKVDVQVSSRDPCCIEVALRCLAAEGDGYGLHEASDGGLLAAIMAAGFKGELSRFQPGVSMAISRLDAWFSDGNGSVESTAAYIIRGLCRRCCLPETILRSMQACISLSAAGDSLDDCDKLIELVGSSESRMLHLFSQQQLQEFLIFERECLISKMELEEEQQLSSDG, encoded by the exons ATGGAGGTGgacccgtcgccgtcgccgccctcgtcccggccgccgcccctgccgggCTACTTCGACCCGGAGTCCTCCGGCCGCCGGGAGGAGTACCGCCGCTACAG AAAGAGGTTATCTTCTTCAAATGTCTCGCCGCTGCTGGGGAGCTCACTCTCAAAATCCTCTGAAGCAAGGCTGTTATATGATGAAGGCAGCATCCGGAGGCGGCCTAATGCTGGTTTACTCCTTGAAGACATCAAGCAGGAGGCTGAGGATTATTCCACCTTTGAAGGTTTGGATGGGTCGAGAATGTTCAGTTCAGCCAAAAGACGTGCATCGCTAGATGGTGGTTCTGCGTCAGACGCAGCTTACAGTTCTGGGAGGCAGGCGGTGAGGCAGACGCTGAAACCAGTCAAGATGGAAGATGATATGTATGTGCCACATGAAGGAGAAACATCTTTTACAATGTTTGCATCTCTCCTTGATTCTGCGATCCAAG GTTTGATGCCCTTTCCAGATGTAATTCTACAGTTCGAGAGGACGTGTCGAAATGCTTCCGAGTCGATCAG ATCTGCTGCCACTGGAAAGCTTCGGGTGGTGGAAGATAAACTTATGCAGCAAAAGGCACAACTTTTACTGGATGAAGCTGCTTCCTGGTCGCTTCTTTGGTACCTCTATGGCAAAG GAAATGAGGATCTTTCCGGAGAGCTTTTTGTG TCACCAACTACATCCCATCAGGAGGCTTGCCGCCTTGTTGCAGCAGATCTTACAGCGCAACTGTGTCTGCGGATCGTACTTTGGCTTGAAGGTCTTGCTTCTGAAGCTCTTGATTTGGAGAAGAAG GTGAGAGGGTCTCATGTTGGTTCATATCTACCAAGTTCTGGTGTTTGGCACCGTACACAGAGGTACCTCAAAAGAAACAATAATGATTCTACTATAGTGAAGCATGTGGACTTTGATGCTCCAACTCGTGAAGCAGCCCAACTTCTTCCCGATGATAAG AAGCAAGATGAATTGCTTCTAGAAGATATCTGGACTCTTTTAAGAGCGGGAAGATTAGAAGAGGCATCTGAGTTGTGCCGTTCTGCTGGCCAG GCATGGAGAGCTGCCACTCTTTCTCCTTTTGGTGGCATTGATATGTTTCCTTCCCTGGATGCATTGCTCAAGAATGGAATGTCCAGAACACTACAAGCCATTGAATTGGAAAGTGGCATTGGACGGCAGTGGCGTCTTTGGAAATGGGCATCATATTGTGCTTCAGAG AAAATTGCTGAACAAGATGGTGGCCGTTATGAGATGGCTGTATATGCTTTACAGTGCAGTAATTTAAAGCGTGTGTTGCCAATCTGTACTGACTGGGAG TCAGCTTGTTGGGCAATGGCTAGATCCTGGCTGGATGTTCAAGTGGATCTAGAATTATCTCAGTACCAAACCAGTAGACCAGATGAAAAACAGCTTGATGATGATATGAATGGAGCCCAAAGTTCAGTTGGTCCAGAAAGTTGGCCGTACCATGTTCTTGATCAACAACCTCGTGATatcaccgcacttctgcagaAACTCCACTCAAG TGACTTTGTTCATGAAACTGTGTCTCGAGCATGCCGGGAGCAGCATCGACAAATCGAG ATGAATCTCATGAGTGGAAATATAGCTCATCTTCTTGACCTTCTGTGGTCATGGTTGTCCCCTGCTGAAGAGGACCAAAATATTGCAAG GCCCCTTGATGACCCAGAGATGATACGTTTCGGGGCACATGTTGTTCTTGTACTGAGATACATTTTCAGTGATGAAATGGAAGACGAGTTGGAGGAAAAGCTGGTTACTGTCGGTGATCTCATCATCAACTT GTATGTGAGGTATTTGTTCTCAGAGGATCAAGAGGAGTTGGTTGGAGTATATGCTTCTCAGCTTCAACGTGACCTTTGCATTAATTTGTTCGTGGAAATGATGGAATTAAGGTTAAATAGCAG TTTGCATACTATGTACAAGCTCTTCCTCTCTGCTGTGGAGTATCTGCCATTCTCATCTGGAGATGTATCCAAAGCTTGTTTCGAAGAGATCATTGAGAG GGTGCTTTCAAGATCTCGTCAAACAAAACCCAGCAAGTATGATGAGGATTTCTCTGATGTTGCACATCAACATCACTTGCAGTCACTTCAAAAGGCAATGGTTATTCAGTGGCTTTGTTTCACACCACCACCCTCGATTCCAGACTTTCAAATGATAACTGGGAAGCTTCTGATTCGGGCATTGATGCATAG CAATACACTATTTAGAGAGTTTTCCCTGATATCGATGAGGAGAGTCCCTGAACTACCAGCAGGGCCGCACAAGTTGCTTGCCATCCTAGCTGAACCATTAAAGCAAAAGGAAAATTTAATTTCGCTGGAAGATCAGGAGGTATCTGATAACTTACAGGAGTTTGAAGATTGG CATGAATATTACTCCCTTGATGCGACTTACCGGAACTGGCTTAAAGTTGAGATGCAGAATGCTGCTGTTTCTCCTGACATGCTTTCAGCAGAGGAAAATGATCAAGCTGTTGCTGCAGCAAAAGAAACACTGGAATTGGCATTCTTGTTATTAAAGA AAGATGAAAGACCATGGTTGGATGCTGTCGAGAGCAGTCCATTTGAACCCTCAGAGCCTATTTTCCTTGAGTTGCATGCATCTGCAATGCTCTGCCTACCTTCTGGAGAATGCATGTTACCAGATGCAACATCATGCACAGCTTTGACTAGTGCACTATATTCAACTGCCAGTGAAGAGGATGTGCTGCATCGCCAGTTGAAG GTAGACGTGCAGGTCTCATCAAGAGACCCTTGCTGTATTGAGGTTGCTCTTCGCTGCCTAGCAGCAGAAGGTGATGGATATGGGCTTCATGAAGCCAGTGATGGAGGCCTTCTTGCTGCAATCATGGCAGCTGGTTTTAAAG GTGAACTCAGTCGATTTCAACCTGGAGTTTCGATGGCGATTTCACGGCTTGATGCTTGGTTCTCTGATGGGAATGGCTCTGTGGAAAGCACTGCTGCATACATAATTCGAGGGCTGTGTCGAAGATGCTGCCTACCTGAAACGATTCTACGATCCATGCAG GCATGTATCTCGCTCTCGGCAGCAGGTGATTCTCTAGATGATTGTGATAAACTTATTGAGTTGGTTGGTTCGTCTGAATCTAGAATGCTGCATTTGTTCAGCCAGCAACAGTTGCAG GAATTCCTGATTTTCGAGAGGGAATGCTTGATATCTAAAATGGAGCTTGAGGAGGAGCAGCAGTTATCTTCTGATGGCTAA